In Gimesia benthica, a single window of DNA contains:
- a CDS encoding type II secretion system F family protein yields MDQTLIISIAAFLGMVAFVGAIMFVFKDFSSSKAEDRLAVITGQKRHTEETASLLKEEMVRGGMTSLSDRISEWFEKFGNLKLLIEQAEAPFKADTFLLMTAVAASLGFAAAWFTNAPVPLCPVAAMGAGAMPFMWLLFRRNRRFKKFAQQLPDALELVGRALRSGHSLASGLSVVVQEMPSPIATEFAMAYEEQNLGVPIDVALKSMLKRMPNLDLKFFVTAVVIQRQAGGDLAEILDKIGYIIRQRFKIMGQVQALTGEGRISGVVLMALPIALFFAVYYLNPDYVMLLFTDELGRKMIAGASYCRSWERSGSRRLLTSRSERTVCRRHLGQ; encoded by the coding sequence ATGGATCAGACACTCATCATCTCTATTGCTGCTTTTCTGGGAATGGTGGCGTTTGTCGGGGCGATCATGTTCGTCTTCAAGGATTTTTCGTCCAGCAAGGCGGAAGATCGACTGGCCGTAATCACCGGACAGAAAAGACACACCGAAGAAACAGCTTCCTTACTCAAAGAAGAAATGGTGAGAGGCGGGATGACCAGCCTTTCGGACCGTATCTCGGAATGGTTCGAAAAGTTTGGAAATCTCAAGCTGCTTATCGAACAGGCGGAAGCCCCGTTCAAGGCAGATACATTTCTGCTGATGACCGCGGTCGCTGCCTCGCTGGGTTTTGCAGCCGCCTGGTTTACGAACGCACCGGTCCCGCTCTGCCCGGTTGCGGCGATGGGAGCAGGAGCCATGCCTTTCATGTGGCTGCTCTTTCGTCGGAATCGACGATTCAAGAAATTTGCGCAACAGCTGCCTGACGCACTGGAACTGGTGGGACGTGCTTTACGTTCCGGTCACAGTCTTGCTTCAGGACTGAGCGTCGTGGTTCAGGAAATGCCATCTCCGATTGCCACCGAATTCGCGATGGCCTACGAGGAACAGAACCTCGGTGTGCCGATTGATGTTGCCCTGAAAAGCATGTTGAAACGGATGCCGAACCTGGACTTGAAGTTTTTCGTAACAGCGGTGGTCATTCAAAGACAGGCCGGGGGCGACCTGGCAGAGATCCTCGACAAAATTGGTTACATCATTCGTCAGCGTTTTAAGATCATGGGACAGGTTCAGGCATTGACCGGGGAAGGCCGTATCAGTGGTGTCGTACTGATGGCGTTGCCGATCGCGTTGTTCTTTGCGGTCTACTATCTCAATCCGGACTATGTGATGCTGCTGTTTACCGATGAACTCGGACGCAAAATGATTGCGGGGGCATCGTACTGCAGGTCCTGGGAGCGGTCTGGATCAAGAAGATTATTAACATCAAGATCTGAACGAACAGTCTGCCGGAGGCATCTCGGGCAGTAA
- a CDS encoding type II secretion system F family protein, with protein sequence MDYVQLLPWAIFGMVIVGVIAVVNKLSSDKSRANERLDELRNPHLRNGGEEGASASSLLEKAAPTLSKALTPKSELEENQLKVRMANAGYNSENAPSIFLSLKVALGLFGVLIGSGYGFYNFGLTQNGWTSLVIAGGIGFYLPEIVLRFMCKARIERIFLSLPDALDLLVVCVEAGLGLDAAMRRVSEELEETAPDVCNEFALCNLQLQMGRPRREVLHDLGIRSGVDDMRALSAILIQADKFGSSIAQALRVQSDSMRVKRSQLAEEQAAMTAVKMIFPLVLFIFPGIFVVLVGPAAIMMINGLLSS encoded by the coding sequence ATGGATTATGTTCAATTGCTACCATGGGCGATCTTCGGGATGGTGATCGTGGGCGTGATCGCCGTGGTCAATAAGCTCAGTTCCGATAAATCGCGGGCTAATGAACGACTGGATGAATTACGCAATCCTCATCTGCGCAATGGCGGAGAAGAGGGTGCCTCGGCCAGCTCGCTGTTGGAGAAAGCAGCGCCGACTTTGTCGAAAGCACTGACTCCCAAGTCTGAGCTGGAAGAGAATCAACTGAAGGTGCGGATGGCGAACGCCGGGTATAACTCCGAGAACGCGCCATCCATCTTTCTTTCACTCAAAGTTGCCCTTGGATTATTCGGGGTCCTGATTGGATCCGGCTACGGTTTTTATAATTTCGGTCTGACTCAAAACGGCTGGACTTCGCTGGTGATTGCCGGGGGTATTGGATTCTATCTACCCGAAATCGTACTGCGTTTCATGTGTAAGGCGCGGATCGAACGCATCTTTCTCTCTTTGCCTGATGCGCTGGACCTGCTCGTTGTCTGCGTAGAAGCGGGCCTTGGTCTGGATGCTGCGATGCGGCGCGTCTCCGAAGAACTTGAGGAAACTGCGCCTGATGTCTGTAACGAGTTTGCTTTATGCAACTTACAGTTACAGATGGGACGTCCCCGACGTGAAGTGTTACACGACCTGGGAATTCGCAGTGGCGTCGATGATATGCGAGCACTCTCGGCGATTCTGATTCAGGCAGACAAGTTTGGTTCTTCAATCGCCCAGGCGTTACGCGTCCAGTCCGACAGTATGCGTGTCAAACGCAGCCAGCTGGCGGAAGAACAGGCGGCAATGACGGCTGTGAAAATGATCTTCCCGCTGGTGCTGTTCATCTTCCCCGGGATTTTCGTGGTGCTGGTCGGACCGGCGGCTATCATGATGATCAACGGGCTACTCTCGAGCTGA